The following are encoded together in the Bacillus sp. NP157 genome:
- a CDS encoding alpha/beta hydrolase — MRVPVVYVHGFIGHLRLDELKEGLDGEDVFRPDLAGYGVFASRGTSAMSIADQARHLAACIEADIGRIPAVIVGHSAGAAVVMRYAKAYPERVAAIVSAEGNLAPSDAFLSSRLAPMSSAEVVAWLDKARENPAGLVTSDGKRMTGVPLQRMTDWLHHQPASVIHAAARAVLAETLRPDYPADVQAIAARIPTFLIAGERTPEAMRMPPSLRELAAGTFVIRDTGHVMVLEAPGEVARCVSQVVAWVRDRAVQDGP, encoded by the coding sequence GTTCCAGTGGTGTACGTGCATGGCTTCATCGGCCATCTGCGCCTGGACGAGCTGAAGGAAGGCCTGGACGGGGAGGACGTATTCCGCCCCGACCTGGCCGGCTATGGCGTGTTCGCCTCGCGCGGCACCTCGGCGATGTCGATCGCCGACCAGGCCCGGCACCTCGCCGCGTGCATCGAGGCGGACATCGGGCGCATCCCCGCCGTGATCGTCGGTCATTCGGCCGGCGCGGCAGTGGTGATGCGCTACGCGAAGGCATACCCGGAGCGGGTGGCGGCCATCGTCAGCGCCGAGGGCAACCTTGCCCCCAGCGATGCCTTCCTGTCGTCACGCCTGGCACCGATGTCCAGCGCCGAGGTGGTGGCGTGGCTCGACAAGGCGCGCGAGAACCCAGCCGGCCTGGTCACCAGCGACGGCAAGCGGATGACCGGCGTGCCGTTGCAACGGATGACCGACTGGCTGCACCACCAGCCGGCCAGCGTGATCCACGCCGCGGCGCGGGCGGTGCTCGCGGAGACCCTGCGGCCCGATTACCCGGCCGACGTGCAGGCGATCGCCGCGCGTATCCCCACGTTCCTGATCGCCGGGGAGCGCACCCCCGAGGCCATGCGCATGCCGCCGAGCCTGCGCGAACTGGCCGCCGGAACGTTCGTGATCAGGGACACCGGCCACGTCATGGTGCTCGAGGCGCCCGGCGAGGTCGCGCGCTGCGTCTCCCAGGTGGTGGCGTGGGTCCGCGACAGGGCCGTGCAAGACGGCCCATGA
- a CDS encoding SDR family oxidoreductase, whose amino-acid sequence MNRFEGKNVLVTGGTSGIGLAVAKAFIDEGARVVVTGRDPAGIERATAALGGNAIVVRNDAGSVAEARALAATVAEKGLRLDAIFINAGAAKFASLAEVDEALWDLSFDTNVKGAYFQLQALLPHLNQGASIVLNGSINAHIGMPGSSVYAATKAALISLARTLSAELIPQGARVNVVSPGPIETPLYGKLGMDEATLKETAAGILAQVPVGRFGRAEEVAATVLHLASPESAFIVGTEIIIDGGMSQL is encoded by the coding sequence ATGAATCGCTTCGAAGGTAAGAACGTCCTCGTCACCGGTGGCACCAGTGGCATCGGCCTGGCCGTGGCCAAGGCCTTCATCGACGAAGGCGCCCGCGTCGTCGTCACCGGCCGCGACCCGGCCGGCATCGAGCGCGCCACCGCGGCGCTGGGCGGCAACGCGATCGTCGTCCGCAACGACGCCGGCTCGGTAGCCGAGGCCCGCGCGCTGGCGGCGACCGTCGCGGAGAAAGGCCTGCGCCTGGATGCCATCTTCATCAACGCCGGCGCCGCGAAGTTCGCCTCGCTGGCCGAAGTGGACGAGGCGCTGTGGGACCTCAGCTTCGACACGAACGTGAAAGGCGCCTACTTCCAGCTGCAGGCCCTGCTGCCGCACCTGAACCAGGGCGCGTCGATCGTGCTCAACGGTTCGATCAATGCGCACATCGGCATGCCTGGCTCATCGGTGTATGCGGCGACGAAGGCTGCGCTGATCTCGCTGGCCCGCACGCTGTCGGCGGAACTGATCCCGCAGGGCGCCCGCGTCAACGTGGTCAGCCCGGGCCCGATCGAGACGCCACTGTACGGCAAGCTCGGCATGGACGAGGCGACCCTGAAGGAGACCGCCGCGGGCATCCTTGCCCAGGTGCCGGTCGGCCGTTTCGGCCGCGCGGAAGAAGTCGCCGCCACGGTGCTGCACCTCGCGTCACCGGAATCGGCCTTCATCGTCGGCACCGAAATCATCATCGACGGCGGCATGAGCCAGCTGTGA
- a CDS encoding YihY/virulence factor BrkB family protein — MKRYLLSAVDGFGDDELMTRAAALAFYAALSIAPLLLLLVWTLSLLDPSLEGQLADALRSMVGDKAAEALQVVIQSAHEHPKLGHIAGLVGLGVTLFSASAVFAQLQGTLNRVWRVKPKPGAAVGAWLRARAKAFALLGGVAFLLIISFVISALIQGIFDGEGTGWTVTKYIVSVFVFALAFTLMFRVLPDAAIDWSEALIGAVLTTGLFLAGEFVIGLYVTHSNVGGAYGPAGAFVVLLTWTYYSSIIVLLGAELTRIVAEARGKPIRPDAHAVEIAPAPAEIGRPAGDGFAARRRVRANGRRSSVAQPLAASAALLTAGVVVGLLTRRPRPKHL, encoded by the coding sequence TTGAAACGCTACCTCCTGTCGGCCGTCGATGGCTTCGGCGACGACGAGTTGATGACCCGTGCGGCGGCCCTCGCGTTTTACGCGGCGCTGTCGATCGCGCCGTTGCTGCTGCTCCTGGTCTGGACGCTGTCCTTGCTGGATCCCAGCCTGGAGGGCCAGCTGGCCGACGCGCTGCGCAGCATGGTCGGCGACAAGGCGGCCGAGGCGCTGCAGGTGGTCATCCAGAGCGCGCACGAACATCCCAAGCTCGGCCACATCGCCGGGCTCGTTGGCCTGGGTGTCACGCTGTTCAGTGCATCGGCGGTGTTCGCCCAGTTGCAGGGCACGCTCAATCGGGTGTGGCGGGTGAAGCCCAAGCCGGGCGCCGCCGTCGGTGCGTGGCTGCGCGCGCGGGCCAAGGCCTTCGCCCTGCTCGGCGGCGTCGCGTTCCTGCTGATCATTTCGTTCGTCATCAGCGCGCTGATCCAGGGCATCTTCGATGGCGAAGGCACCGGCTGGACGGTCACCAAGTACATCGTCTCCGTGTTCGTGTTCGCGCTCGCCTTCACGCTGATGTTCCGCGTGTTGCCGGATGCCGCGATCGACTGGAGCGAAGCGCTGATCGGCGCCGTACTGACCACGGGATTGTTCCTCGCCGGTGAATTCGTCATCGGCCTTTACGTCACCCACAGCAATGTCGGCGGGGCGTATGGCCCGGCGGGCGCTTTCGTCGTCCTGCTCACGTGGACCTATTACTCGTCGATCATCGTGCTGCTCGGCGCGGAGCTCACCCGGATCGTGGCCGAAGCGCGCGGCAAGCCGATCCGGCCCGACGCGCACGCGGTGGAGATCGCACCCGCACCGGCGGAGATCGGCAGGCCGGCAGGCGACGGCTTCGCCGCGCGCCGACGCGTCCGCGCCAACGGCCGCCGCAGCAGCGTCGCCCAGCCCCTGGCCGCCAGCGCTGCGCTACTCACCGCCGGCGTCGTCGTCGGCCTCCTCACCCGCCGCCCCCGCCCCAAACACCTGTAG
- a CDS encoding cation:proton antiporter, with protein MPLLPWLLLIGALLLLTSFLSGWIHRGPVTTFAIFLAVGVIVGPGVLGLASLGFTTEHVHWLRLASEAALVVSLFITGLKLRIGLHDRAWRMAFRLALPGMVLTAAGVALVARWLLGWDWPWSLALAAMVSPTDPVLAALVSVDDARDDDPLRLSLSAEAGLNDATALPLLLLALPLMASGVGFGDVGVHWALVDVAWGFGGGLLIGLIGGAGLGYLGARLRHASKDVAPSDFFALGIMLVVYALCEMVGASAFLAAFASGVGLRWVERRVSRHAQEDTLRAGGEASQEPAETLVRPNERARATVDHPAQTVGWVISDALSFGETVERLIASMLVMLVGIVALPALGWPALGVAVMLMLILRPLAVWISTIGSRVPWQRRLLIGWFGIRGLGTLNYLAYGVSHGMSGPRVAELEGIVVTVVAASILAHGMSVTPLMRWRERALQRLHEARGAP; from the coding sequence ATGCCCCTGCTCCCCTGGCTCCTGCTCATCGGCGCGCTGCTCCTCCTGACCTCGTTCCTCTCAGGATGGATCCACCGTGGCCCGGTCACGACCTTCGCCATCTTCCTCGCCGTCGGCGTCATCGTCGGCCCGGGCGTGCTCGGCCTCGCCTCGCTGGGATTCACCACCGAGCATGTCCATTGGCTGAGGCTCGCTTCCGAAGCCGCGCTCGTCGTCTCGCTTTTCATCACCGGCCTGAAATTACGCATCGGACTGCATGACCGTGCCTGGCGCATGGCCTTCCGGCTCGCCTTGCCGGGCATGGTCCTCACTGCGGCGGGCGTGGCCCTCGTCGCACGCTGGCTTCTCGGCTGGGACTGGCCGTGGTCGCTCGCGCTCGCCGCCATGGTCAGTCCGACCGATCCCGTGCTCGCGGCGCTGGTCTCGGTGGACGATGCACGCGACGACGATCCGTTGCGGCTGTCGCTGTCCGCAGAAGCTGGCCTCAACGACGCCACCGCGCTGCCGCTGCTCCTGCTTGCCTTGCCCTTGATGGCGAGCGGCGTCGGTTTCGGCGACGTGGGCGTCCACTGGGCCCTCGTCGACGTGGCCTGGGGTTTCGGCGGCGGACTGCTGATCGGCCTCATCGGCGGGGCAGGGCTTGGCTATCTCGGTGCGCGCCTGCGGCATGCATCGAAGGACGTCGCGCCAAGTGACTTCTTCGCGCTCGGCATCATGCTGGTGGTGTACGCGCTGTGCGAGATGGTCGGCGCATCGGCCTTCCTCGCCGCCTTTGCGTCCGGGGTCGGCTTGCGCTGGGTGGAACGACGGGTCAGTCGCCATGCGCAGGAGGACACGCTCAGGGCGGGTGGCGAAGCATCGCAGGAACCTGCGGAGACCCTGGTCCGACCGAACGAGCGCGCCCGTGCCACGGTGGACCATCCCGCGCAGACCGTTGGCTGGGTGATCTCCGACGCCTTGTCCTTCGGCGAAACGGTGGAGCGCCTGATCGCCTCCATGCTGGTGATGCTGGTCGGGATCGTCGCGCTACCTGCGCTGGGCTGGCCCGCGCTCGGCGTCGCCGTGATGCTGATGCTTATCCTCCGCCCGCTGGCGGTGTGGATCTCCACCATCGGTAGTAGGGTGCCGTGGCAGCGCCGCCTGCTGATCGGCTGGTTCGGCATCCGTGGGCTGGGCACGCTCAACTACCTTGCCTATGGCGTAAGCCACGGGATGTCGGGTCCGCGCGTCGCCGAACTCGAAGGCATCGTGGTCACCGTGGTCGCGGCCAGCATCCTCGCCCACGGCATGTCGGTCACGCCCCTGATGCGCTGGCGTGAGCGCGCCTTGCAACGCCTGCACGAGGCGCGCGGAGCGCCCTAA
- a CDS encoding response regulator: MSPARTSRLSSLRAGGDTGTLVALVVVILFFIASGLVAAANIRTIRNDNAMVNRSQEAVASLAEVLSSIQDAETGQRGYLLTGNEGYLEPYRTALSVIPTRIEAIGGALGGDAGQLIRLKELSARINDKLAELRETINLRRDKGFDAALAVVNSDRGKAAMDDIRARLAAMRAVEFDQRAKRLLEMEAAYNTALTVGAGSALLGVGLAIFVAVLIRRNARARAQEAWLQAGRLELGTVMAGDKDAAELGASILSFLVEFVGAQAGVLFANVHGRFTRVGGIGLAAGDSAIDTLPSGTLLGRAVNENRVLHVSDVPEGYFTVGSGLGQGQPRHLVIAPGATEGMVHGVLELGFFHAVPPEVLTLLEQASPAIAIALRSAAYRAELNRLLEETRRQSEALQTQQEELRVSNEELEEQSKALRASQHELEEQQAELEQTNAHLSDQSMQLEAQRDELSMANQSIEAKAQEVQRASQYKSEFLANMSHELRTPLNSALILSKLLADNPAGNLSDEQVKFARTIHASGTDLLTLINDILDLSKIEAGHVEVRAEPLPLQPLLDDLSALFTPVATEKGLSLTVEMAEDCPPVIESDRQRLVQVLKNLLSNALKFTEAGAVAVHVRPERGGQVAFVVTDTGIGIAADQQARIFDAFQQADGSISRRYGGTGLGLSISAELARLLGGEISVRSDAGQGSTFTLTVASRLDVITGVRPANSPMPAPAPAPVPLAVRATPAPTPMPGRAPAARTEATEPANGRRSILLIEDDPAFADILVTLAKEMGFHAYLASTAADALALARERLPHAIVLDVGLPDQSGLYVLDILKHDIRTRHIPIHVVSAADHSRAALSLGAVGYLVKPATREDLGGVLDSLEARLSQRPRRVLVVEDDAVQLDAIRHLLASADVETVGAATAAACLEALQQQTFDCMVLDLSLPDATGLQLLETMSKNDGSPFPPVIVYTGRVLSSAEEDRLRRYSSSIIIKGAKSPERLLDEVSLFLHQVVSELPEPQQNMIRAALHRDAVLEGRRILLVEDDVRNVFALMNVLEPHGCIVSIARNGQEAIDMLEASGKGGQAAIELVLMDIMMPVKDGLTATREIRQNPRWDKLPVIALTAKAMPDDQQQALQAGASDYVAKPLDVDKLLSLIRVWLTDRA; this comes from the coding sequence ATGAGCCCAGCCCGGACCTCCCGCCTTTCTTCTCTCCGCGCCGGGGGTGACACCGGCACCCTGGTGGCCCTGGTCGTCGTCATCCTTTTCTTCATCGCCAGTGGCCTGGTGGCCGCGGCGAACATCCGCACCATCCGCAACGACAACGCGATGGTCAACCGCTCGCAGGAAGCCGTGGCCTCGCTCGCCGAGGTGCTCTCCAGCATCCAGGACGCCGAGACCGGCCAGCGCGGTTACCTGCTCACCGGCAACGAGGGTTACCTCGAGCCCTACCGCACGGCGCTCTCGGTGATCCCCACCCGGATCGAAGCGATCGGCGGCGCGCTGGGTGGCGACGCCGGCCAGCTCATTCGCCTGAAGGAACTCAGCGCACGGATCAACGACAAGCTGGCCGAGCTTCGCGAAACGATCAACCTGCGTCGCGACAAGGGCTTCGACGCCGCGCTGGCGGTGGTGAACTCCGACCGCGGCAAGGCCGCGATGGACGATATCCGCGCCCGCCTCGCCGCGATGCGCGCGGTTGAATTCGACCAGCGCGCGAAGCGCCTGCTGGAGATGGAGGCCGCCTACAACACCGCGCTGACCGTGGGCGCCGGCAGCGCGCTGCTCGGCGTGGGCCTGGCCATCTTCGTCGCGGTGCTGATCCGGCGTAACGCGCGGGCCCGCGCGCAGGAAGCGTGGCTGCAGGCCGGCCGGCTGGAACTGGGTACCGTGATGGCCGGCGACAAGGACGCCGCGGAACTCGGCGCGTCGATCCTGTCCTTCCTCGTGGAATTCGTCGGCGCGCAGGCCGGCGTGCTGTTCGCCAACGTGCATGGCCGTTTCACTCGCGTGGGTGGCATCGGCCTGGCGGCCGGCGACTCGGCTATCGATACGCTCCCCAGCGGCACTTTGCTTGGCCGTGCGGTGAACGAAAACCGCGTGCTGCACGTGTCCGACGTTCCCGAAGGCTATTTCACCGTGGGCTCGGGCCTCGGCCAGGGCCAGCCGCGCCATCTCGTCATCGCGCCCGGCGCGACCGAAGGCATGGTCCATGGCGTGCTCGAACTCGGCTTCTTCCACGCCGTGCCGCCCGAAGTGCTGACCCTGCTCGAGCAGGCGTCGCCGGCGATCGCCATCGCGCTGCGTTCGGCGGCCTACCGTGCCGAGCTGAACCGCCTGCTCGAAGAGACCCGCCGCCAGTCCGAGGCATTGCAGACCCAGCAGGAAGAGCTGCGCGTTTCCAACGAAGAGCTCGAAGAACAGAGCAAGGCCCTGCGCGCGTCGCAGCACGAGCTGGAAGAACAGCAGGCCGAACTGGAACAGACCAACGCGCACCTCTCCGACCAGTCGATGCAGCTGGAGGCGCAGCGCGACGAACTGTCGATGGCGAACCAGTCGATCGAGGCCAAGGCGCAGGAAGTGCAGCGGGCGAGCCAGTACAAGTCCGAATTCCTCGCTAACATGAGCCACGAGCTGCGCACGCCGCTGAACTCCGCGCTGATCCTGTCCAAGCTGCTCGCGGATAATCCGGCGGGCAACCTCAGCGACGAACAGGTGAAGTTCGCCCGCACCATCCATGCGTCGGGCACCGACCTGCTGACGCTGATCAACGACATCCTCGACCTGTCCAAGATCGAAGCCGGTCATGTCGAGGTGCGTGCCGAGCCGCTGCCGCTGCAGCCGTTGCTCGACGACCTCTCCGCGTTGTTCACGCCTGTCGCCACCGAGAAGGGCCTGTCGCTCACCGTGGAGATGGCGGAAGACTGCCCGCCGGTGATCGAGAGCGATCGCCAGCGCCTGGTCCAGGTGCTGAAGAACCTGCTGTCCAATGCCCTGAAGTTCACCGAAGCCGGGGCCGTGGCCGTGCATGTGCGTCCCGAGCGCGGCGGCCAGGTCGCCTTCGTGGTCACCGACACCGGCATCGGCATCGCCGCCGACCAGCAGGCGCGCATCTTCGACGCGTTCCAGCAGGCCGACGGTTCGATCAGCCGCCGCTACGGTGGCACGGGCCTCGGCCTGTCGATCTCCGCCGAACTCGCCCGCCTGCTGGGTGGCGAGATCAGCGTGCGCAGCGACGCGGGGCAGGGCAGCACCTTCACCCTCACCGTGGCGAGCCGCCTCGACGTGATCACCGGCGTGCGCCCGGCGAACTCGCCGATGCCGGCCCCGGCACCGGCTCCCGTACCGCTGGCGGTGCGCGCCACGCCGGCGCCGACGCCGATGCCTGGCCGGGCACCCGCGGCGCGCACGGAAGCGACCGAGCCGGCCAACGGCCGCCGCAGCATCCTGCTGATCGAAGACGACCCCGCCTTCGCGGACATCCTGGTCACCCTCGCGAAAGAGATGGGCTTCCACGCCTACCTCGCGTCCACGGCTGCCGACGCGCTGGCGCTGGCGCGTGAGCGGCTGCCGCACGCGATCGTGCTCGACGTCGGCTTGCCCGACCAGTCGGGCCTGTACGTGCTCGACATCCTCAAGCACGACATCCGCACCCGGCATATCCCGATCCATGTCGTCTCGGCCGCCGACCACTCGCGTGCCGCGCTGTCGCTGGGTGCCGTCGGCTACCTCGTCAAACCCGCCACGCGCGAAGACCTCGGCGGCGTGCTCGACTCGCTCGAGGCGCGTCTGTCGCAGCGTCCGCGCCGCGTGCTGGTGGTGGAAGACGATGCCGTGCAGCTCGACGCGATCCGCCACCTGCTCGCCTCGGCGGATGTCGAGACAGTGGGCGCGGCGACCGCCGCGGCCTGCCTGGAAGCGCTGCAGCAACAGACCTTCGACTGCATGGTGCTCGACCTGTCGCTGCCGGATGCCACCGGCCTGCAACTGCTGGAAACGATGAGCAAGAACGATGGCTCGCCGTTCCCGCCGGTGATCGTCTACACCGGTCGCGTGTTGTCCAGCGCGGAAGAAGACCGCCTGCGCCGTTATTCCAGCTCGATCATCATCAAGGGCGCGAAGTCACCCGAACGCCTGCTCGACGAAGTGTCGCTGTTCCTGCACCAGGTGGTCAGCGAGCTGCCCGAGCCGCAGCAGAACATGATCCGCGCCGCCCTGCATCGCGACGCGGTGCTCGAGGGTCGGCGGATCCTGTTGGTCGAGGATGACGTGCGCAACGTCTTCGCGCTGATGAACGTGCTGGAGCCACATGGCTGCATCGTGAGCATCGCGCGCAACGGCCAGGAAGCCATCGACATGCTCGAGGCATCGGGCAAGGGCGGCCAGGCCGCGATCGAACTGGTGCTCATGGACATCATGATGCCGGTGAAGGACGGCCTCACCGCGACGCGCGAGATCCGCCAGAACCCGCGCTGGGACAAGCTGCCGGTGATCGCGCTGACCGCCAAGGCGATGCCCGATGACCAGCAGCAGGCCTTGCAGGCGGGTGCGAGCGATTACGTGGCCAAGCCGCTGGATGTCGACAAGCTGCTATCGCTGATCCGCGTCTGGCTCACCGACCGCGCCTGA
- a CDS encoding YkgJ family cysteine cluster protein, whose amino-acid sequence MPLHFNCTMCGRCCHGLRLPLSVAESLAWLADGGNVELFCEAIPWPEEPTVDDGPAWHKRRRSFLVQSGHLPVRVIVTLVASFTAACPNLRADMGCGIYERRPQACRVYPAEVNPFLAIDPALKLCPPEAWEDRAVLQEDDGSIADATVASAIVRRRQDDYDEAEAKGRLCELLGIRIAGLSNEGVVVHAPAPAHLREALEAVQDTPAPATSSEWMMVSHRLRTMWLLESAGARAMQSVDLADTGPRFVAFVDIPSSPSEANP is encoded by the coding sequence ATGCCGCTGCATTTCAATTGCACGATGTGCGGGCGCTGCTGCCACGGCCTGCGCCTGCCGCTGAGCGTTGCCGAATCGCTGGCGTGGCTGGCCGACGGCGGCAACGTGGAACTGTTCTGCGAGGCGATTCCGTGGCCGGAAGAACCAACCGTGGACGATGGCCCGGCCTGGCACAAGCGCCGTCGCTCGTTCCTGGTCCAGAGCGGTCACCTGCCAGTGCGCGTGATCGTCACCCTGGTCGCGAGTTTCACCGCCGCCTGCCCGAACCTGCGCGCCGACATGGGCTGCGGCATCTACGAACGCCGCCCGCAGGCTTGCCGGGTCTATCCGGCCGAGGTGAATCCGTTCCTGGCGATCGACCCGGCGCTGAAGCTGTGCCCGCCCGAAGCATGGGAAGACCGTGCGGTGCTGCAGGAGGACGATGGCAGCATCGCGGATGCGACCGTGGCGTCGGCCATCGTTCGCCGGCGCCAGGACGACTACGACGAAGCTGAGGCCAAGGGCCGCCTGTGCGAGTTGCTTGGCATCCGCATCGCCGGGCTGTCCAACGAAGGCGTCGTGGTGCATGCGCCAGCGCCGGCGCACCTGCGCGAGGCACTCGAGGCGGTGCAGGATACGCCTGCACCGGCGACGAGCAGCGAGTGGATGATGGTCTCGCACCGACTGCGTACGATGTGGCTGCTCGAATCGGCCGGCGCCCGCGCGATGCAGTCGGTCGACCTGGCCGACACCGGCCCACGCTTCGTCGCCTTCGTCGATATTCCATCGTCCCCGAGCGAGGCTAACCCATGA
- a CDS encoding DUF3574 domain-containing protein, with amino-acid sequence MTPSLLSTRALLATFVLAWATFVASGCTSTGPHAAHGTVTATLGGDAAHPSTTAGWVRTELYFGLGPVEGGGVDEAGWRAFLDREVTPRFPDGLSVLDVYGQWQGKTQRVPERLRSKLLVLLYPDTPAHRADIDAIRAAWKTQTGDQSVLRVTQPAEVSF; translated from the coding sequence ATGACTCCGTCGTTGCTATCCACGCGCGCGCTGCTGGCGACGTTCGTCCTTGCATGGGCGACGTTTGTCGCGTCGGGTTGCACGAGCACGGGCCCCCACGCCGCACACGGAACCGTCACTGCGACGCTTGGCGGCGACGCCGCGCATCCCTCGACCACCGCGGGCTGGGTGCGCACCGAACTGTATTTCGGCCTCGGACCGGTCGAAGGTGGCGGCGTCGACGAGGCGGGCTGGCGTGCCTTCCTCGATCGCGAGGTCACCCCGCGTTTTCCCGACGGACTGTCGGTGCTGGACGTCTACGGACAGTGGCAGGGCAAGACCCAGCGCGTACCTGAGCGGCTGCGTTCGAAGCTGCTGGTGCTGCTGTATCCCGACACGCCGGCCCATCGCGCCGACATCGACGCGATCCGCGCGGCATGGAAAACGCAGACGGGCGACCAGTCGGTGCTACGCGTGACCCAGCCGGCCGAGGTGTCGTTCTAG
- a CDS encoding TetR/AcrR family transcriptional regulator yields the protein MNDLATPTPRPSGPRPGGRSARVQAAVHQAVRELQAEGPRETLAVPAIAARAGVTPSTIYRRWGDLPALLADVAVAQLRPECAPTDTGSFRGDLRAWLEQYLEEMTSAPGRTMLRDVLGAASTTKASMCAFYCAQQLDTIIARGVARGEPVASVDRLLDRAVAPLMYRILFASEPPSAGAVGRWVDELLLDRVV from the coding sequence ATGAACGACTTAGCCACGCCGACACCGCGTCCTTCCGGCCCCCGCCCAGGCGGTCGCAGCGCCCGCGTACAGGCCGCCGTCCACCAGGCCGTCCGCGAGTTGCAGGCCGAAGGCCCCCGCGAAACCCTCGCCGTACCGGCCATCGCGGCCCGTGCCGGGGTCACCCCCTCGACGATCTACCGACGCTGGGGCGACCTGCCCGCGCTGCTGGCCGACGTGGCCGTCGCCCAGCTTCGCCCTGAGTGCGCGCCGACGGACACCGGCAGTTTCCGCGGTGACCTGCGCGCGTGGCTCGAGCAATACCTCGAAGAAATGACCTCGGCGCCGGGGCGCACCATGCTGCGCGACGTGCTCGGTGCGGCGAGCACCACCAAGGCCAGCATGTGTGCGTTCTATTGCGCGCAACAACTGGACACGATCATCGCGCGCGGCGTCGCGCGCGGCGAACCGGTCGCGTCAGTCGACCGTTTGCTCGATCGTGCCGTGGCACCGTTGATGTATCGCATTTTGTTCGCCAGCGAGCCGCCGTCGGCGGGTGCCGTTGGCCGCTGGGTCGACGAACTGCTGCTGGACCGGGTCGTCTAG
- a CDS encoding MFS transporter, whose translation MNAPTVGRSLAIHTFTLVVFMAASAAPTPLYRLYQSEWGFSPTVLTVIFAAYAFALLATLLFGGRLSDHLGRRPVIVAAIVLEIVAMLVFILAAGPGWLIVARLVQGMATGLAMATLGTALLDLDRQRGALVNSIAPLVGLAIGPIAGTALVVLAPAPLLGIYIALVVALLAALGFTASTPETGLVRPGALASLRPSVAVPGRARPALLAVTPLNVALWMLGGFYLSLMPSLVARVTHSSSPWMGGLTVATLMGSASLAVLVALRHAPLRALYAGAGALVAGLLLILAGAENGSGLLLLAGSFVAGAGFGASFLGVMRSVTPLAAPHERSRLMAVFYIESYVAFSVPTIAIGYVAQHQGLLFAIHLYAGVIIALALAALAWIVTRAHHVRAAAMPLVECRQA comes from the coding sequence ATGAATGCACCGACGGTCGGACGATCGCTGGCTATCCACACCTTCACGCTGGTCGTCTTCATGGCGGCATCGGCCGCGCCAACGCCGCTGTACCGCCTGTATCAAAGCGAATGGGGCTTCTCGCCGACCGTGCTGACGGTGATCTTCGCGGCGTACGCGTTCGCGCTGCTTGCCACGCTGCTGTTCGGCGGGCGGCTGTCGGACCACCTTGGTCGCCGGCCGGTGATCGTCGCGGCGATCGTGCTGGAGATCGTCGCCATGCTGGTCTTCATCCTTGCCGCGGGTCCCGGCTGGCTTATCGTCGCGCGACTCGTCCAGGGGATGGCGACCGGCCTGGCCATGGCGACGCTGGGTACGGCGTTGCTCGACCTCGATCGCCAGCGTGGTGCGTTGGTCAACAGCATCGCGCCCCTGGTCGGACTGGCGATCGGGCCGATCGCGGGCACGGCGCTGGTGGTGCTCGCGCCGGCGCCCCTGCTCGGTATCTACATCGCCCTGGTCGTTGCGTTGCTGGCCGCTCTCGGCTTCACCGCATCGACGCCGGAAACGGGACTGGTGCGCCCGGGCGCACTCGCGAGCCTGCGGCCGAGCGTTGCGGTGCCGGGACGCGCGCGACCTGCCTTGCTGGCGGTAACGCCATTGAACGTAGCTTTGTGGATGCTCGGTGGCTTTTATCTGTCGCTGATGCCGTCGCTGGTCGCCAGGGTCACCCATTCCAGCTCGCCGTGGATGGGCGGACTCACCGTTGCCACGCTCATGGGCAGCGCCTCGCTGGCCGTGCTGGTCGCGCTGCGACATGCGCCGCTGCGCGCCCTGTACGCCGGCGCCGGCGCCCTCGTCGCGGGTTTGCTGCTGATCCTCGCCGGTGCGGAGAACGGCTCGGGCCTGCTCCTGCTGGCCGGCTCGTTCGTCGCGGGCGCAGGCTTCGGTGCGTCATTCCTGGGCGTGATGCGCAGCGTGACGCCGCTGGCGGCGCCGCACGAACGCAGCCGGCTGATGGCCGTGTTCTATATCGAGAGCTACGTGGCTTTCAGCGTGCCGACGATCGCCATCGGCTACGTCGCCCAGCACCAGGGCCTGCTGTTCGCGATCCACCTGTACGCCGGGGTGATCATCGCCCTCGCGCTGGCCGCGCTGGCCTGGATCGTCACCCGCGCCCACCATGTGCGCGCGGCCGCGATGCCCTTAGTCGAATGCCGCCAGGCCTAG